A genomic region of Pseudomonas migulae contains the following coding sequences:
- a CDS encoding branched-chain amino acid aminotransferase, producing MSGIPFDQREGFIWLDGEFVEWSEARLHVLTHGLHYASTVYEGERVYNGKIFKLREHSERLYRSAQLMDFAIPYELADLEAASHELLQRNKVVDGYLRPVAWRGSEMISTSARFNRVHVAIACWQWPSYFDPAGHMGGIRLKTAEWRRPPPSSSPFEAKASGHYQIATLSKHDAENNGYHDALMLDWRGHVAEATSANVFFVKGRTLHTPLPDCFLNGITRQTVIELAGALDYQVVERTILPTELGEFDECFLTGTAAEITPVQSIDEQRYRPGNACREFIAAYTSTVNA from the coding sequence ATGAGCGGCATTCCGTTTGATCAGCGAGAAGGTTTTATCTGGCTCGACGGCGAGTTCGTCGAGTGGTCCGAGGCGCGCTTGCATGTGCTGACCCATGGTTTGCATTACGCGAGCACCGTGTACGAAGGGGAGCGTGTCTACAACGGCAAGATCTTCAAACTGCGTGAGCACAGCGAGCGGCTGTATCGCTCGGCGCAGTTGATGGATTTCGCGATTCCCTATGAGCTGGCCGATCTGGAAGCGGCCAGTCATGAACTGTTGCAACGCAACAAGGTGGTCGACGGTTATCTGCGGCCGGTGGCGTGGCGCGGCAGTGAAATGATCTCGACTTCGGCCCGTTTCAACCGCGTGCACGTGGCGATCGCCTGCTGGCAATGGCCGAGCTATTTCGATCCGGCTGGGCACATGGGCGGCATCCGTTTGAAGACCGCCGAGTGGCGTCGTCCGCCACCCAGCAGCAGCCCGTTCGAGGCCAAGGCGTCCGGGCATTATCAGATCGCCACGCTCAGCAAGCACGATGCGGAAAACAACGGTTATCACGATGCGCTGATGCTCGACTGGCGCGGCCACGTCGCCGAAGCCACCAGCGCCAACGTGTTCTTCGTCAAGGGCCGGACGCTGCACACGCCGCTGCCCGATTGTTTCCTCAATGGCATCACCCGCCAGACCGTTATCGAATTGGCCGGTGCGCTGGATTACCAGGTGGTCGAGCGCACGATTCTTCCTACGGAGCTTGGCGAATTCGATGAGTGTTTTCTGACGGGCACCGCCGCTGAAATCACCCCCGTACAGAGCATCGACGAACAGCGCTATCGACCGGGCAACGCCTGTCGCGAATTCATTGCCGCTTACACCTCAACCGTTAACGCCTGA
- a CDS encoding diiron oxygenase — protein MQTAIEIAKVDHQLVVRLNQAWTKRATVCAPDKASVSEAFDPARPDYPECMVPFFHHPKFQALSDELKSTVVTWGWIGYNLRTVTAEEHVVNPALSVIANQYLGKNDWHFREAMQQTLIDEHYHTLMHLRAIERTKEDRALDQDLELPPSVTYLRLVALRETLPEQWQRDLAAITFAVVAEISVNAYLDLLADDQTIQPQNRRVAELHNRDEYAHSKILAEVAKVMYANMQVPQRAFFAQTLSEALSAFVAQDYSMWEAILTQLGVEDAALIIADTRESNKNATIMRDYSGLHRLAQDLGITDEIDFDFRPTLKAAAVA, from the coding sequence ATGCAAACAGCAATCGAGATCGCCAAGGTCGATCATCAACTGGTCGTTCGGCTCAATCAGGCCTGGACCAAAAGGGCCACGGTGTGCGCGCCGGACAAGGCCTCGGTCAGCGAAGCGTTCGACCCGGCGCGCCCGGATTATCCGGAGTGCATGGTGCCGTTTTTCCATCACCCGAAATTCCAGGCCCTGAGCGACGAGCTCAAAAGCACCGTGGTGACCTGGGGCTGGATCGGCTACAACCTGCGCACGGTCACGGCCGAAGAGCACGTTGTGAACCCGGCGCTGAGCGTCATCGCCAATCAGTACCTGGGTAAAAACGACTGGCATTTTCGCGAGGCGATGCAGCAGACGTTGATCGACGAGCACTACCACACGCTCATGCACCTTCGTGCCATCGAGCGAACCAAAGAGGACCGCGCACTCGATCAGGACCTGGAGTTGCCGCCGTCGGTCACCTACCTGAGACTTGTCGCGCTGCGTGAAACGTTGCCCGAGCAATGGCAGCGCGACCTGGCGGCGATCACCTTTGCAGTGGTAGCCGAGATCAGCGTCAACGCTTACCTGGATCTGCTGGCCGACGATCAGACCATTCAGCCGCAAAACCGCCGCGTGGCAGAGCTGCATAACCGCGACGAATACGCCCACAGCAAGATTCTCGCTGAAGTGGCGAAAGTCATGTACGCGAACATGCAGGTACCTCAGCGGGCATTTTTCGCACAGACGTTGTCGGAGGCGCTGAGTGCCTTTGTCGCTCAGGACTACTCGATGTGGGAGGCGATTCTGACGCAGCTTGGCGTCGAGGATGCGGCGCTGATCATTGCCGATACCCGGGAGAGCAACAAGAACGCCACGATCATGCGTGACTACAGCGGCCTGCATCGTCTGGCGCAGGATCTGGGGATTACCGACGAGATTGATTTCGACTTCCGACCGACTCTCAAAGCGGCGGCCGTGGCCTGA
- a CDS encoding KamA family radical SAM protein, whose amino-acid sequence MQGLSEQERYKPYNSRTIRDTPYWQKLTPALQEAMTVVARVMPFRTNEYVLGTLIDWNNIPDDPIFRMTFPHKDMLLPDEYASLKQLIERDDAVAIKRRIEAIWLRMNPHPAGQLTHNGVTLDGKVLPGIQHKYRETVLFFPGAGQTCHAYCTFCFRWAQFIGEEELKFNARESQELVNYLRVHTEVTDVLITGGDPMIMNTRSLAGYIEPLLELPHLKSIRIGTKSVAYWPQRFVSDKDAPELLELFKRIVAAGKHLSIMGHYNHPVEIRQDIARQAVERIRSTGATLRMQAPVIRHINENPADWAALWTEGVRLGAVPYYMFVERDTGPSHYFAMPLVRAFEIFQAAYRTVSGLARTVRGPSMSTFYGKVLINGIETVAGEKVFVLQFLQARDPQWVLRTFYARFDPQATWFDELRPAFGERTFFFQPEPVAAPELIPVLLETA is encoded by the coding sequence ATGCAGGGACTGTCGGAGCAGGAAAGATACAAACCCTATAACTCACGCACCATTCGCGACACGCCGTACTGGCAAAAACTGACACCTGCGTTGCAGGAAGCCATGACGGTGGTGGCCCGGGTCATGCCGTTTCGCACCAATGAATATGTGCTCGGTACGCTGATCGACTGGAACAACATTCCGGATGATCCGATTTTCCGCATGACCTTCCCCCACAAGGACATGCTGCTGCCGGACGAGTACGCGTCGCTCAAGCAACTGATCGAACGGGATGACGCCGTCGCCATCAAGCGTCGGATCGAAGCCATCTGGCTGCGCATGAACCCGCATCCGGCCGGACAGCTGACACACAACGGCGTGACCCTCGACGGAAAAGTCCTGCCTGGCATACAGCACAAGTACCGCGAGACTGTGCTGTTTTTCCCTGGTGCCGGTCAGACGTGTCACGCGTACTGCACGTTCTGTTTCCGCTGGGCGCAGTTCATCGGCGAGGAAGAACTCAAGTTCAACGCGCGTGAGTCCCAGGAGCTGGTGAATTACCTGCGGGTGCACACCGAGGTAACCGACGTGCTGATCACCGGTGGCGACCCGATGATCATGAACACCCGGTCGCTGGCGGGGTACATCGAGCCGCTGCTGGAACTGCCTCACCTCAAAAGCATCCGCATCGGCACCAAGTCCGTGGCGTATTGGCCGCAGCGGTTTGTCAGCGACAAGGACGCGCCGGAACTGCTGGAGCTGTTTAAACGGATCGTCGCGGCGGGCAAACACCTGTCGATCATGGGGCACTACAACCACCCGGTGGAGATCCGTCAGGACATCGCCCGCCAGGCTGTCGAACGCATTCGTTCCACCGGGGCGACCTTGCGCATGCAGGCGCCGGTGATCCGCCACATCAACGAAAACCCCGCCGACTGGGCGGCGCTCTGGACCGAGGGCGTGCGGTTGGGGGCGGTGCCTTATTACATGTTTGTCGAGCGCGATACCGGGCCGAGCCACTACTTCGCGATGCCGCTGGTGCGGGCGTTCGAGATTTTCCAGGCGGCTTACCGAACGGTGTCCGGGCTGGCGCGCACGGTGCGCGGGCCATCGATGAGCACGTTTTACGGGAAGGTCTTGATCAACGGCATCGAGACCGTGGCCGGGGAAAAAGTCTTCGTGTTGCAGTTTCTTCAGGCGCGCGATCCGCAGTGGGTATTGCGCACCTTCTATGCGCGATTCGATCCGCAAGCAACCTGGTTCGACGAGTTGCGACCGGCATTTGGTGAGCGCACGTTTTTCTTTCAGCCGGAGCCTGTTGCAGCGCCCGAATTGATACCGGTCTTGCTCGAAACGGCGTAG
- a CDS encoding PLP-dependent aminotransferase family protein: MHTTPLYRQLANHYLDAIRSGTLKTGERFPSIRLMMEKHAVSLSTAVQVCRELEDYGVLEARPRSGNYIRQPDTLPKPVVTAPPPLDTDVYFGIHEQVSSVLKASQRATIKVNFASAYCAPELYPLKILQEHMIKALRQDQRLLGIQGSTSGNLALRNILARRALTTKANLTAEKIVITNGATEAINLALRAVTQPGDTVAVESPTFYGLLQILESLNLRALEVPATAHAGINLFALEQLLQKPERIRALIVIPNLQNPLGSIMPDANKARLVQLCAEHGTVLIEDDTYGDLVDTEQPLSTLKHWDRSDNVIYCASLNKTLAPGLRLGWISAGKWHERVEMLKHTQTRGCEALSQLAVGAFMKTPSYERYLRRLRKTLTQQRQQMSAAITRYFPPGTCVTDPRGGTLLWVELSPRHSSMALFHEALKVGIQVSPGVIFSNTRRFDHFVRIGCGAPFSPKIDEALATLGQLLKNQG; encoded by the coding sequence ATGCACACAACCCCTTTGTACCGTCAGTTAGCCAATCATTACCTTGACGCGATCCGCAGCGGCACCTTGAAAACCGGTGAACGTTTCCCCTCCATTCGGCTGATGATGGAAAAACACGCCGTCAGCCTGTCGACCGCCGTGCAGGTTTGCCGGGAGCTTGAAGACTACGGCGTCCTGGAAGCCCGCCCGCGTTCCGGCAACTACATTCGCCAGCCCGACACCTTGCCCAAACCTGTCGTGACTGCTCCCCCGCCCCTCGACACCGACGTCTACTTCGGCATTCACGAGCAGGTGTCATCGGTGCTCAAGGCCAGCCAGCGTGCGACGATCAAGGTCAATTTCGCCAGTGCCTACTGTGCACCGGAGCTCTACCCGTTGAAGATTTTGCAGGAGCACATGATCAAGGCGCTGCGTCAGGATCAGCGTCTGCTGGGTATTCAAGGCTCGACCAGCGGCAACCTCGCATTGCGCAACATCCTGGCGCGACGGGCGCTGACCACCAAAGCCAATTTGACCGCCGAGAAGATTGTGATCACCAACGGCGCAACCGAAGCGATCAACCTGGCCTTGCGCGCGGTCACCCAACCCGGTGACACCGTGGCCGTGGAGTCGCCAACCTTCTACGGTTTGCTGCAAATTCTCGAAAGCCTGAACCTGCGCGCACTGGAAGTCCCGGCGACGGCCCACGCGGGCATCAATCTGTTTGCACTGGAACAACTGCTGCAAAAGCCCGAACGTATTCGGGCGCTGATCGTCATTCCCAACCTGCAGAATCCACTGGGCAGCATCATGCCCGACGCCAACAAGGCGCGGCTGGTGCAATTGTGTGCCGAGCACGGCACGGTGCTGATCGAAGACGACACCTATGGTGATCTGGTGGACACCGAGCAACCACTGTCCACCCTTAAACACTGGGATCGCAGTGACAACGTGATCTATTGCGCCTCGTTGAACAAAACCCTGGCACCGGGCCTGCGCCTGGGCTGGATCAGCGCAGGGAAATGGCACGAGCGCGTGGAAATGCTCAAACACACCCAGACCCGCGGTTGTGAAGCATTGTCGCAATTGGCGGTCGGTGCGTTCATGAAAACACCGTCCTACGAGCGTTACCTGCGTCGCCTGAGGAAAACCCTGACGCAACAACGCCAACAGATGAGTGCCGCGATCACCCGCTACTTCCCACCCGGCACCTGCGTGACCGACCCTCGGGGCGGCACATTGCTGTGGGTGGAACTGTCACCTCGACATTCGTCCATGGCGCTTTTTCATGAGGCGTTGAAGGTGGGGATCCAGGTTTCACCTGGGGTTATCTTTTCCAATACCCGGCGCTTCGATCACTTTGTGCGGATTGGGTGTGGGGCGCCGTTTTCGCCGAAGATTGATGAGGCACTGGCGACGTTAGGCCAACTCCTCAAAAACCAAGGCTGA
- the yfcF gene encoding glutathione transferase, protein MESTKLKLYVGADFVSAFAMSAFVALKEKQLSFELVTLDLKARENYQASYQDISLTCKIPTLVHDGFALSESSAIAEYLEEIAPGHPKLFPLDIKQRARARQLQAWLRSDLLVIRKERPADLIYFGQKDNSLSDEALAAVDRLFFVADRLLEEGADHLFGDWSIADTDLAIMLNRLVANGDRVPERLAAYVRRQWDRDSVRAWMDIERAAPAILPLKH, encoded by the coding sequence ATGGAAAGTACGAAGCTGAAACTGTATGTCGGCGCAGATTTTGTCAGTGCTTTTGCAATGTCGGCATTTGTAGCGTTGAAAGAAAAGCAACTTTCGTTCGAACTTGTCACGCTGGACTTGAAAGCGCGTGAGAACTATCAGGCGAGTTATCAAGATATTTCGTTGACCTGCAAGATCCCCACGCTGGTTCACGATGGTTTTGCGCTGTCGGAATCTTCGGCCATTGCCGAATACCTGGAAGAGATAGCACCAGGGCATCCAAAACTGTTCCCGCTGGACATCAAGCAACGCGCCCGCGCCCGTCAGCTCCAGGCGTGGTTGCGCAGTGATCTGCTGGTCATTCGCAAAGAGCGTCCGGCAGACCTCATTTACTTCGGCCAAAAAGATAACTCCCTGTCTGACGAGGCGCTGGCCGCTGTCGACCGACTGTTCTTTGTGGCGGACCGGTTGCTGGAGGAGGGCGCCGATCACCTGTTCGGGGACTGGAGCATCGCCGACACCGACCTGGCAATCATGCTCAACCGACTGGTCGCCAATGGTGATCGGGTGCCTGAGCGGCTCGCGGCGTATGTGCGCCGGCAATGGGATCGCGACAGCGTCCGGGCCTGGATGGATATAGAGCGCGCAGCGCCGGCCATTTTGCCCTTGAAACATTAA
- a CDS encoding TauD/TfdA family dioxygenase translates to MSDQGIVASTPYVSLGHRHDELSSRGWTVLTPGEFAYDVVGTLQAFGRIIPQFNGQTAFAITRKPGYEALPYSQSMNGIGPHTEAPVYGPPPRYLALHCHQQATCGGGHTGLVDGYELLRFLERTEPELREWIDDTPVEFVATAKPGEAAQTRVKEYILTPTEEGDIFRFSYNQFHYGDVNPSVEDLQQSKVANSSSPLAKFAVLGEEYFIRNNTPVLIPDGCMLIWDNWRMIHARSRYTDPARNLTRYWLA, encoded by the coding sequence ATGTCAGATCAAGGGATTGTTGCGTCTACACCTTACGTTTCACTGGGCCATCGCCATGATGAATTGTCGTCCCGTGGCTGGACGGTGCTGACGCCAGGCGAATTTGCCTACGATGTCGTCGGCACGTTGCAGGCGTTCGGCCGGATCATTCCGCAATTCAACGGGCAGACGGCGTTCGCGATCACCCGCAAGCCGGGCTATGAAGCGTTGCCGTACTCCCAGAGCATGAACGGCATCGGCCCGCACACCGAAGCGCCGGTCTATGGACCGCCGCCGCGTTATCTGGCACTGCATTGTCACCAACAAGCGACATGCGGCGGCGGGCATACGGGGCTGGTAGACGGGTATGAGCTGCTGAGGTTCCTGGAGCGCACCGAGCCCGAGTTGCGTGAATGGATCGACGACACGCCCGTAGAGTTCGTCGCCACCGCCAAACCGGGTGAGGCGGCGCAAACCAGGGTCAAGGAGTACATCCTGACGCCTACAGAAGAAGGGGACATTTTCCGCTTCAGCTACAACCAGTTTCACTACGGCGACGTGAATCCTTCCGTCGAGGATTTGCAGCAATCGAAGGTGGCCAACAGCTCATCTCCACTGGCGAAGTTCGCGGTGCTGGGCGAGGAGTACTTCATTCGGAACAACACGCCGGTGCTGATTCCCGACGGCTGCATGCTGATTTGGGACAACTGGCGAATGATCCATGCCCGTAGCCGATACACTGACCCGGCGCGAAACCTGACCCGCTACTGGCTGGCCTGA
- a CDS encoding ATP-grasp domain-containing protein: MNTTSCVVVVGYNGNRVHDIRKLRDLCKTLYNARLILVVEQIQPDDDQVADHVCTASMAPQDIADSVDLLVGCLGADCWKLIGVLPFSDRGVLLGAALATHFGLPGITPGEARAGLDKQIFRKLEAATDTAPDDYRPVFSARVESLGELRQRVVELGGKAFIKPACEGASRGCRVIHHPSECDEAWQALKPYREGGIVLEELIQNAREYSWDYVAGSTWVTEKTTTEGAYRAEIQQVVPAPLAADVQARLAAAGRHMSGLVSLENGAYHNEIFLRRDGLTSAVETNMRPGGMHIWDLARLAFVDFDPWERWVRWAVEGKVDHHDPVARGYCGIRLLRAPAGGLLRYVPDIESLARELDIELVEAVYAKRLSDSVTALVKDNTSFIGHVVLFSEDYGQLSDNLLRLAEAIESRVEVTCLAAPARAVG, from the coding sequence ATGAATACGACGTCATGCGTAGTAGTGGTCGGGTACAACGGCAACCGGGTTCACGATATCCGGAAGCTGCGCGACCTCTGCAAGACGCTCTATAACGCCAGGCTGATCCTGGTGGTCGAGCAGATTCAACCCGATGACGATCAGGTGGCGGATCACGTCTGCACGGCCTCGATGGCGCCGCAGGACATCGCCGATTCCGTCGATCTGCTGGTCGGTTGTCTCGGTGCCGATTGCTGGAAGCTGATCGGCGTCCTGCCATTTTCCGACCGTGGCGTGTTGCTCGGTGCCGCGTTGGCCACGCATTTCGGCCTGCCCGGCATTACCCCCGGCGAAGCGCGGGCGGGGCTGGACAAACAGATTTTTCGCAAGCTCGAAGCGGCCACCGACACGGCGCCCGACGATTACCGTCCGGTGTTTTCCGCCCGTGTCGAAAGCCTCGGCGAACTGCGTCAGCGGGTGGTCGAACTGGGCGGCAAAGCCTTCATCAAACCGGCCTGCGAAGGCGCGAGCCGAGGTTGCCGGGTCATCCATCATCCGTCCGAATGTGACGAGGCCTGGCAGGCGCTCAAGCCCTATCGCGAAGGCGGCATCGTCCTCGAAGAGTTGATTCAGAACGCCCGGGAATACAGCTGGGATTACGTCGCGGGCAGCACTTGGGTCACCGAGAAAACCACCACCGAAGGCGCCTATCGCGCGGAGATCCAGCAAGTGGTGCCGGCGCCGTTGGCGGCTGACGTCCAGGCGCGCCTGGCGGCGGCCGGCCGGCACATGTCCGGACTGGTCTCGCTGGAAAACGGCGCCTATCACAACGAGATCTTCCTGCGCCGCGACGGCCTGACCTCGGCGGTGGAAACCAACATGCGCCCCGGAGGCATGCACATCTGGGACCTGGCGCGTCTGGCGTTTGTCGATTTCGATCCATGGGAACGCTGGGTCCGCTGGGCGGTGGAAGGCAAGGTCGACCATCACGACCCCGTTGCCCGCGGCTATTGCGGCATTCGCCTGCTCCGGGCGCCGGCCGGTGGTCTTTTGCGCTACGTGCCGGACATCGAATCCCTTGCCCGGGAGCTGGACATCGAGCTGGTCGAGGCGGTGTACGCCAAGCGCCTCAGTGATTCCGTCACCGCACTGGTGAAGGACAACACGTCGTTTATCGGCCACGTCGTTTTGTTCAGCGAAGACTACGGGCAGCTCAGCGACAACTTGCTGCGGCTGGCAGAGGCGATCGAATCGCGCGTCGAAGTCACCTGTCTGGCGGCGCCGGCGAGAGCCGTGGGTTGA
- a CDS encoding DUF6622 family protein: MLNVLENTPLWVYTVLMLLCYFGFKTLSPTRESKTALLSTPPALLGWSLYSLDLTLPPILALSCWLVAIMFGSIVALAVFSRKGVELDDAGTALIVPGTAKTLVLYLLFFAVNYFFGYQAAVDPEHSATLPMVLLKACASGFASGLFCGRSIRFYQMFRSLKTAPARNP, from the coding sequence ATGTTGAATGTTCTGGAAAATACACCACTGTGGGTTTACACGGTACTTATGCTGCTCTGCTACTTTGGTTTCAAAACTCTCTCCCCGACGCGCGAAAGCAAAACCGCACTGCTGAGCACGCCACCGGCCCTACTCGGTTGGTCGCTGTATTCGTTGGATCTGACGCTCCCTCCAATACTGGCCCTAAGCTGCTGGCTGGTCGCGATCATGTTCGGCAGTATCGTTGCGCTGGCGGTTTTTTCGCGCAAAGGGGTGGAGTTGGATGACGCTGGTACCGCACTGATCGTGCCGGGCACCGCAAAAACCCTGGTGCTCTACCTGCTGTTTTTCGCCGTTAACTATTTCTTTGGCTATCAGGCAGCGGTTGATCCGGAGCACTCGGCCACGCTGCCGATGGTGTTGCTCAAGGCCTGTGCATCAGGCTTTGCGAGCGGTTTGTTCTGCGGACGGTCGATCAGGTTTTATCAGATGTTCCGATCCCTGAAGACCGCACCCGCCAGGAATCCGTGA
- a CDS encoding N-acyl homoserine lactonase family protein, protein MSVPVYEVFAIRVGANAQRTARENFLYDACCGDPNASMPLDYYFWVIRNEQQVIVVDTCFQPATADRRNRQMYRLPEESLRQLDIDPAQVENLILTHLHWDHAGNLGLFPKATVHLQEAELRFCTGPKMAHRTVNKTYEVDDVMSALPPLFEGRMRLHTGTVEVVPGVTLHPVGGHTPGSQVVRVNTERGWIVLASDAAHLWANIRQRSPFPILDDLAQTLEAFIEIDRLADSEDHVIPGHDPLIAERFPHWNDDPHIICLHQPPA, encoded by the coding sequence ATGTCCGTTCCTGTGTACGAAGTGTTTGCCATCCGTGTCGGCGCCAATGCCCAGCGCACCGCCCGGGAAAACTTTCTTTACGACGCCTGCTGCGGTGATCCCAATGCGTCGATGCCACTGGATTACTACTTCTGGGTCATTCGCAACGAGCAACAGGTCATCGTGGTCGACACCTGTTTTCAACCGGCTACGGCGGATCGGCGTAACCGTCAGATGTATCGCCTGCCGGAAGAATCCCTACGTCAACTGGACATCGATCCGGCGCAGGTCGAGAACCTGATCCTCACCCATTTGCACTGGGATCACGCGGGCAACCTGGGGCTGTTTCCGAAAGCCACGGTGCATTTGCAGGAAGCGGAATTGCGCTTCTGCACCGGGCCGAAAATGGCCCATCGCACGGTGAACAAAACCTACGAAGTCGACGACGTGATGTCGGCGTTGCCACCGCTGTTCGAAGGCCGGATGCGCTTGCACACCGGTACGGTCGAGGTGGTTCCCGGCGTGACGCTGCACCCGGTGGGCGGGCATACGCCGGGCAGCCAGGTGGTACGGGTGAACACCGAACGCGGGTGGATTGTTCTGGCGTCGGATGCTGCGCATTTGTGGGCGAACATTCGCCAGCGCAGTCCGTTTCCGATACTGGATGATCTGGCGCAGACGCTTGAGGCGTTTATCGAAATCGACCGTTTGGCTGACAGCGAGGACCACGTCATTCCCGGTCATGACCCACTCATTGCCGAGCGTTTCCCGCACTGGAATGACGACCCGCATATCATTTGCCTCCACCAACCCCCGGCCTGA
- a CDS encoding cupin domain-containing protein — translation MNNIKGGFFSYKDFRQSLNRPPVNARVWTGDELTGMRQQLKDSEVDIVALAHADDTEGCKLTPGMAVSMQWLKPGTSLNGHAHSWWHLFIIQSGSGALTLGDADAVNVSPGDVLLVPAWTRHGFVNTSTTEPLAMLNMSNMPQMAQLSNAADATV, via the coding sequence ATGAATAACATTAAAGGCGGTTTTTTTTCATATAAGGACTTTCGCCAGAGTTTGAACCGACCGCCGGTCAATGCGCGGGTGTGGACAGGTGATGAACTCACCGGCATGCGTCAGCAGCTCAAGGACAGCGAGGTCGATATTGTCGCGCTGGCTCACGCCGACGACACTGAAGGCTGCAAGTTGACGCCGGGGATGGCGGTGTCCATGCAATGGTTGAAACCGGGCACGTCGCTGAATGGCCATGCGCATTCGTGGTGGCACCTGTTCATCATTCAGTCCGGCAGCGGCGCGTTGACCCTGGGCGATGCCGATGCAGTAAACGTCAGCCCTGGCGACGTGTTGCTGGTGCCGGCCTGGACCCGGCACGGCTTCGTCAACACCAGCACCACTGAACCGCTGGCCATGCTGAACATGAGCAACATGCCGCAAATGGCGCAGCTCTCCAATGCGGCAGACGCCACGGTCTGA
- a CDS encoding RidA family protein, translating into MIEQKMSCDERFIALAKELNYDIYGENTVGGRYAPLVRHHDEIYVSGLVPRMSGKMQYPGRVGLELSLADAQAAASISAMRGLALIVDAIGSLDKIKSLIRVTVYVKCTADFVDLSEVANGASDVFSHVLGDAGKHTRTTVGVYQLPKNAAVEVDMIVALRPSVL; encoded by the coding sequence ATGATTGAGCAAAAAATGTCGTGTGACGAACGGTTCATCGCCCTGGCGAAAGAACTCAACTACGACATCTACGGCGAGAACACCGTGGGCGGACGTTACGCACCGCTGGTGCGGCATCACGATGAAATCTACGTCAGCGGCCTGGTCCCGCGCATGAGCGGCAAAATGCAATACCCGGGCAGGGTCGGGCTGGAACTCAGCCTGGCGGATGCACAAGCGGCCGCCAGCATCAGCGCCATGCGCGGGCTGGCACTGATCGTTGATGCCATCGGTTCGCTGGACAAAATCAAGTCGTTGATACGGGTCACGGTGTACGTGAAGTGCACGGCGGACTTCGTTGATCTCAGTGAAGTGGCCAACGGTGCATCGGATGTCTTCAGTCATGTGCTGGGCGATGCGGGGAAACATACCCGAACCACTGTCGGCGTCTATCAGCTACCGAAAAATGCCGCCGTGGAAGTTGACATGATCGTGGCACTGCGGCCTTCGGTATTGTGA